Proteins encoded together in one Variovorax paradoxus EPS window:
- a CDS encoding phosphocholine-specific phospholipase C, translating to MNSRRKFLTRTATTGAAALALSAFPPSIRRALAIPANNKTGTIMDVEHVVILMQENRSFDHYFGTLKGVRGFGDRFTIPLPKGLNVWQQSDASGKPILPYHFDSRKGNAQRDGGTPHDWNDSQNAWDNGRMYQWPRYKTNKAMGYHKEAEVPFQYALANAFTICDAYHCGMHTGTDANRSFHLTGTNGPTAQGVAFVSNEWDWIEGKPASANTGYTWKTYAERLEDAGVKWISYQNMPDEWGDNMLGAFQQFRQANLASGFPVCSGGAPNQPYADTGQALPYHAYDAASDNARNPLYKGVANTLPGTRPEEYLDAFKRDIREGKLPQVSWMNAPSIYCEHPGPSSPVQGAWFLQEVLDALTAVPEVWSKTVLLINFDENDGYFDHVPSPSAPSPNGDGTYAGKTTLPDADLGAEYFTHPAPAGSSSQPKPDGRVYGPGPRVPMYVISPWSRGGWVSSQAFDHTSVIRFLETRFGVKEPNISPFRRAVCGDLTSAFNFATPNTEALPTLTGRTTKADADKLRNDQQALPQVPLPLDPQLPRQFTGTRPSRALPYELHVSAKADTIGGKVQLLFSNTGKAAAVFHVYDKLNLDRLPRRYMVEPGKTLDDAWSAMTDNSGFYDLWVLGPNGFHRHFKGDLNRLRAGDAAVPEVRVCYDIANGNVYVSMRNDGKNPCRFTVRAKAYRDDGPWTATVNGGATTDQHWELAESGQWYDFAVTCDADASYYRRFAGRVETGKHTVSDPAMGLADL from the coding sequence ATGAACTCACGCCGCAAATTCCTCACGCGCACCGCCACCACCGGTGCCGCCGCGCTCGCGCTCTCGGCTTTTCCGCCGAGCATCCGGCGCGCCCTGGCCATTCCGGCCAACAACAAGACCGGCACGATCATGGACGTCGAGCACGTCGTGATCCTGATGCAGGAGAACCGCTCGTTCGACCACTACTTCGGCACGCTCAAGGGCGTGCGCGGCTTCGGTGACCGCTTCACGATTCCGCTGCCCAAGGGGCTGAACGTGTGGCAGCAGAGCGATGCCTCGGGCAAGCCGATCCTGCCCTACCACTTCGACAGCCGCAAAGGCAATGCCCAGCGCGACGGCGGCACGCCCCACGACTGGAACGACAGCCAGAACGCGTGGGACAACGGCCGCATGTACCAGTGGCCGCGCTACAAGACCAACAAGGCGATGGGCTACCACAAGGAGGCCGAGGTCCCCTTCCAGTACGCGCTGGCCAACGCCTTCACGATCTGCGATGCGTACCACTGCGGGATGCACACCGGCACGGATGCGAACCGTTCGTTCCACCTCACCGGCACCAACGGCCCGACCGCGCAGGGCGTGGCGTTCGTGAGCAACGAGTGGGACTGGATCGAGGGCAAGCCCGCCTCGGCCAACACCGGCTACACATGGAAGACCTATGCCGAACGCCTGGAGGACGCGGGCGTCAAGTGGATCAGCTACCAGAACATGCCCGACGAATGGGGCGACAACATGCTGGGCGCGTTCCAGCAGTTCCGCCAGGCCAACCTTGCCTCGGGCTTTCCGGTGTGCAGCGGCGGCGCGCCGAACCAGCCCTACGCAGACACCGGCCAGGCATTGCCGTATCACGCCTACGACGCGGCCTCGGACAACGCGAGGAACCCGCTCTACAAGGGCGTGGCCAACACGCTGCCGGGCACGCGCCCCGAGGAGTACCTGGACGCCTTCAAGCGCGACATCCGCGAAGGCAAGCTGCCGCAGGTCTCGTGGATGAACGCGCCCTCGATCTACTGCGAGCATCCCGGGCCGTCGAGCCCCGTGCAGGGCGCCTGGTTCCTGCAGGAAGTGCTGGATGCGCTCACCGCCGTGCCCGAGGTGTGGAGCAAGACCGTGCTGCTCATCAACTTCGACGAGAACGACGGCTACTTCGACCACGTGCCCTCGCCCTCGGCACCATCGCCCAACGGCGACGGCACCTACGCCGGCAAGACGACGCTGCCGGATGCGGACCTGGGCGCCGAGTACTTCACGCATCCGGCGCCGGCCGGCAGCAGCAGCCAGCCCAAGCCCGACGGCCGCGTCTATGGCCCGGGCCCGCGTGTGCCGATGTACGTGATCTCGCCGTGGAGCCGCGGCGGCTGGGTCAGCTCGCAGGCCTTCGACCACACGTCGGTGATCCGTTTCCTGGAGACGCGCTTCGGCGTGAAGGAGCCCAACATCTCGCCGTTCCGGCGTGCGGTGTGCGGCGATCTCACGAGCGCCTTCAATTTCGCGACGCCCAACACCGAGGCCCTGCCCACGCTTACCGGGCGCACGACGAAGGCCGACGCCGACAAGCTGCGCAACGACCAGCAAGCACTGCCGCAGGTGCCTCTGCCGCTCGATCCGCAGTTGCCGCGCCAGTTCACCGGCACGCGGCCTTCGCGCGCGCTGCCTTACGAGCTGCACGTGAGCGCCAAGGCCGACACGATCGGCGGCAAGGTGCAACTGCTGTTCTCCAACACGGGCAAGGCGGCTGCGGTGTTCCACGTCTACGACAAGCTGAACCTCGACCGGCTGCCGCGCCGCTACATGGTGGAGCCCGGCAAGACGCTCGACGATGCGTGGAGCGCGATGACCGACAACAGCGGCTTCTACGACCTCTGGGTGCTCGGGCCGAATGGCTTTCACCGTCACTTCAAGGGCGACCTCAACCGCTTGCGCGCGGGCGATGCAGCGGTGCCCGAAGTGCGCGTGTGCTACGACATCGCCAACGGCAATGTCTATGTGAGCATGCGCAACGACGGCAAGAATCCTTGCCGGTTCACCGTGCGGGCGAAGGCCTATCGCGACGACGGCCCGTGGACTGCAACGGTGAATGGCGGTGCCACCACCGATCAGCACTGGGAGCTCGCCGAGAGCGGCCAGTGGTACGACTTCGCAGTCACCTGCGATGCCGATGCCAGCTACTACCGCCGCTTCGCGGGCCGCGTGGAAACCGGCAAGCACACGGTGAGCGATCCGGCGATGGGGTTGGCCGATCTCTGA
- a CDS encoding phosphocholine-specific phospholipase C, translated as MNQNDKPTNSRRKFLTGTATTGAAALALSAFPPAIRRALAIPANNKTGTIQDVEHIVILMQENRSFDHYFGTLMGVRGFGDRFTIPLPKGMNVWQQSDASGKPILPYHLDSRKGNAQRVSGTPHSWSDGQNAWDGGRTYQWPRYKTNASMGYFKETEVAFQFALANAFTLCDDYHCSMHTGTNSNRMFHWTGTNGPGGQLANGVAGVAGVATVNNEWDSIDSSATGYEWKTYPERLQEAKVSWIVYQNMPENFGDNPLAGFKQYRLANEASGKPVSNDAASPVYDPASDDAGNPLYKGIANTMGDGGFLEQFRQDIKNGKLPQVSWIIAPATYSEHPGPSSPIQGGWYIQEALDALTAVPDVWSKTVLLINFDENDGYFDHYPSPAAPSINPDGSMAGKTTLPEADLAVERFNHPKPPGTSSQPAPDGRVYGPGVRVPMYIVSPWSRGGWVNSQAFDHTSVIRFIETRFGVKEPNISPFRRAVCGDLTSAFNFATPNTEALPTLAGRTTRTGADKTRSDQEALAQVPLPLDPQLPRQATGIRPSRALPYELHVSARADSVSGKIQLLFKNSGKAAAVFHVYDKLNLDRLPRRYMVEPGKSLDDTWSPMTDNSGFYDLWVLGPNGFHRYFKGDLNALRTSGANPEVRVCYDIANGNVYLEMLNAGTNPARFTVRAKAYRNDGPWGATVAGGTKAEQLWVLASSGQWYDFAVTCDADPAYYRRFAGRVENGRHTVSDPAMGLADL; from the coding sequence ATGAACCAGAACGACAAGCCCACGAATTCGCGCCGCAAATTCCTCACCGGCACCGCCACCACCGGCGCTGCCGCGCTCGCGCTCTCGGCCTTTCCACCCGCCATTCGCCGCGCGCTCGCCATTCCGGCCAACAACAAGACCGGCACCATCCAGGACGTCGAGCACATCGTGATCCTCATGCAGGAGAACCGCTCGTTCGACCATTACTTCGGCACGCTGATGGGCGTGCGCGGCTTCGGCGATCGCTTCACCATTCCGCTGCCCAAGGGCATGAATGTGTGGCAGCAGAGCGATGCCTCGGGCAAGCCGATCCTGCCCTACCACCTGGACAGCCGAAAAGGCAATGCGCAGCGCGTGAGCGGCACGCCGCATTCGTGGAGCGATGGGCAGAACGCCTGGGACGGCGGGCGCACCTACCAGTGGCCTCGCTACAAGACCAACGCGTCGATGGGCTACTTCAAGGAGACCGAAGTCGCCTTCCAGTTCGCGCTGGCCAACGCCTTCACGCTGTGCGACGACTACCACTGCAGCATGCACACGGGCACCAACTCGAACCGCATGTTCCACTGGACCGGCACCAACGGCCCCGGCGGCCAACTGGCAAACGGCGTGGCGGGCGTCGCAGGCGTGGCCACGGTCAACAACGAGTGGGACTCCATCGACAGCTCGGCGACCGGCTATGAATGGAAGACCTACCCCGAGCGCCTGCAGGAAGCCAAGGTCAGCTGGATCGTCTACCAGAACATGCCGGAGAACTTCGGCGACAACCCGCTCGCGGGCTTCAAGCAGTACCGCCTGGCCAACGAGGCCTCGGGCAAGCCGGTGAGCAACGACGCGGCCTCGCCGGTGTACGACCCGGCGAGCGACGACGCGGGCAACCCGCTCTACAAGGGCATCGCCAACACGATGGGCGACGGTGGATTCCTGGAGCAGTTCCGCCAGGACATCAAGAACGGCAAGCTGCCGCAGGTGTCGTGGATCATTGCGCCCGCCACCTACTCCGAGCACCCCGGGCCGTCGAGCCCGATCCAGGGTGGCTGGTACATCCAGGAAGCGCTGGACGCGCTCACCGCCGTACCCGACGTGTGGAGCAAGACCGTGCTGCTCATCAACTTCGACGAGAACGACGGCTACTTCGACCATTACCCGTCGCCGGCCGCGCCCTCGATCAATCCCGACGGTTCGATGGCCGGCAAGACCACGCTGCCCGAGGCCGACCTCGCGGTGGAACGCTTCAATCACCCGAAGCCCCCGGGCACGAGCAGCCAGCCCGCGCCTGATGGACGCGTCTACGGCCCCGGCGTGCGCGTGCCGATGTACATCGTCTCGCCGTGGAGCCGCGGTGGCTGGGTCAACTCGCAGGCCTTCGACCACACCTCGGTGATCCGCTTCATCGAGACGCGCTTCGGCGTGAAGGAGCCCAACATCTCGCCGTTCCGGCGCGCGGTGTGCGGCGACCTCACCAGCGCCTTCAACTTCGCGACACCCAACACCGAGGCGCTGCCCACGCTCGCGGGCCGCACCACCCGCACCGGCGCCGACAAGACGCGCAGCGACCAGGAAGCCCTCGCGCAGGTGCCGCTGCCGCTCGATCCGCAACTGCCGCGCCAGGCCACCGGCATTCGCCCCTCGCGCGCACTGCCCTACGAGTTGCATGTGAGCGCGCGCGCCGATTCGGTGAGCGGCAAGATCCAGCTCCTGTTCAAGAACAGCGGCAAGGCCGCGGCCGTGTTCCACGTCTACGACAAGCTCAACCTCGACCGCCTGCCGCGCCGCTACATGGTGGAACCCGGCAAGTCGCTGGACGACACCTGGAGCCCGATGACCGACAACAGCGGCTTCTACGACCTGTGGGTGCTCGGGCCGAACGGCTTTCACCGCTACTTCAAGGGCGACCTCAATGCGCTGCGCACGAGCGGCGCGAACCCCGAAGTGCGCGTGTGCTACGACATCGCCAACGGCAACGTCTACCTGGAGATGCTCAACGCCGGCACGAACCCCGCCAGGTTCACGGTGCGCGCCAAGGCCTACCGCAACGACGGCCCCTGGGGTGCCACGGTCGCCGGCGGCACCAAGGCCGAGCAGCTCTGGGTGTTGGCGAGCAGCGGGCAGTGGTACGACTTCGCGGTCACCTGCGACGCCGACCCGGCCTACTACCGCCGCTTTGCGGGCCGCGTGGAAAACGGCAGGCACACGGTGAGCGATCCCGCCATGGGCCTGGCCGACCTGTGA
- a CDS encoding LamG-like jellyroll fold domain-containing protein — protein sequence MRPTTPSHAAHFARWLLPLATSLALAACGGGGGGGASFPLVNVPPANGGGSNPPASGTNQGKSGPKALVVEIDGLTHAALRDAMAQNKVPALQSLRVAPAWTGGANGTPSEQRTTDGPGWATLLTGTWVTRHGVRWDTADQRIDAKLAPSIFALAKQNKAAGYKTASVTANALYPRLLANESGTVDGAVDCAGADACVTERTAQFIDAGYDLTVAQYGAPAAAADSGLKSGAYQRAISDTSAAVGRLLARIAQRTANDAKEDWLVILTTGHGLDAFGTASGLQAIDNKTIFIASNKTLAALPGTGTAAPADTALLQLAAATDIAPTVLRHLGALPSWEAYNFNGQALQAATSLRNLFAKAGADKNSIELSWTLAGAATAPVQVLRDGKLVATLPAGSTAYADPIVADADGVYTYQYTVVAGEASVALAAQLAYVKPATLAPTLANGLVNYYPLDTLPAADLRNASTLSLWAADADGGTSVDDGFKLPDKVKALRVDSTVKNASGSAGYRLLQTTDVATNPAVTAYTLGFWVRTDATCSQGVSNGASMLANKNYTTGANAGLAIGLFGSCEIRFNVGAGGGIRADSNGYGLSAGQWAYVAVVIDKANLKLTGYVFDSARAMQTGNTTLTSALVAQLGGLKNGIGLNEDGTGQYYQRETSSPRGAMDFNEFAIWNRALTTDELTSIFKSGQPLMLLLP from the coding sequence ATGCGCCCGACCACACCTTCGCACGCCGCGCATTTCGCGCGCTGGCTCCTGCCCCTCGCCACCTCGCTCGCGCTTGCCGCTTGCGGCGGTGGTGGTGGCGGCGGTGCTTCCTTCCCCCTCGTCAATGTGCCGCCGGCCAACGGTGGCGGTAGCAATCCGCCTGCATCCGGTACCAACCAGGGCAAGAGCGGCCCGAAGGCGCTCGTCGTGGAGATCGACGGCCTCACCCATGCGGCATTGCGCGATGCGATGGCGCAGAACAAGGTGCCTGCATTGCAGTCGCTGCGCGTGGCGCCCGCATGGACCGGCGGCGCCAACGGCACGCCGAGCGAACAGCGCACCACCGACGGCCCGGGCTGGGCCACACTGCTGACGGGCACCTGGGTGACGCGCCACGGCGTGCGCTGGGACACGGCCGACCAGCGCATCGATGCGAAGCTCGCGCCTTCTATCTTCGCGCTCGCCAAGCAGAACAAGGCGGCCGGCTACAAGACCGCATCGGTCACGGCCAATGCGCTCTATCCGCGGTTGCTGGCCAACGAGAGCGGCACCGTCGACGGAGCCGTCGATTGCGCGGGCGCCGATGCCTGCGTCACCGAGCGCACCGCGCAGTTCATCGACGCCGGCTACGACCTGACGGTCGCGCAGTACGGCGCACCAGCGGCGGCGGCCGACAGCGGCCTGAAGAGCGGCGCCTACCAGCGCGCGATTTCCGACACTTCGGCCGCCGTCGGCCGGCTGCTCGCGCGCATCGCGCAGCGCACGGCCAATGATGCAAAGGAAGACTGGCTCGTCATCCTCACCACCGGCCACGGCCTGGACGCCTTCGGCACCGCCTCCGGCCTGCAGGCCATCGACAACAAGACCATCTTCATCGCCAGCAACAAGACGCTGGCCGCCCTGCCCGGGACAGGCACCGCCGCACCGGCGGACACCGCGCTGCTGCAGCTCGCCGCGGCGACCGACATCGCACCGACCGTGCTGCGGCACCTCGGCGCCCTTCCGAGCTGGGAGGCCTACAACTTCAACGGACAGGCGCTGCAGGCCGCCACGTCGCTGCGCAATCTCTTCGCCAAGGCGGGCGCGGACAAGAACAGCATCGAACTCTCGTGGACGCTCGCGGGCGCTGCGACGGCGCCGGTGCAGGTGCTGCGCGACGGCAAGCTGGTGGCCACGCTGCCGGCGGGCTCGACCGCGTACGCCGACCCCATCGTGGCCGACGCGGACGGCGTCTACACCTACCAATACACCGTCGTTGCCGGCGAAGCCAGCGTCGCGCTCGCCGCGCAACTCGCCTACGTGAAGCCCGCCACGCTCGCGCCCACGCTGGCGAACGGCCTCGTCAACTACTACCCGCTGGACACGCTCCCGGCCGCTGACCTGAGGAACGCCTCCACCCTCTCGCTTTGGGCGGCCGATGCCGACGGCGGCACATCGGTCGACGACGGTTTCAAGCTTCCCGACAAGGTCAAGGCGCTGCGTGTCGACAGCACGGTGAAGAACGCGAGCGGCTCGGCCGGCTACCGCCTGCTGCAGACCACCGACGTGGCCACCAACCCGGCCGTCACCGCCTACACCCTCGGCTTCTGGGTGCGCACCGACGCCACATGCAGCCAGGGCGTGAGCAACGGCGCCTCGATGCTCGCCAACAAGAACTACACCACCGGCGCGAACGCGGGCCTGGCCATCGGTCTCTTCGGCAGCTGCGAGATCCGCTTCAACGTGGGCGCCGGTGGCGGCATCCGCGCCGACAGCAACGGCTACGGCCTGAGCGCAGGCCAGTGGGCCTACGTGGCGGTCGTGATCGACAAGGCCAACCTCAAGCTCACCGGATACGTGTTCGATTCGGCCCGCGCCATGCAGACCGGGAACACCACGCTCACGAGCGCGCTGGTCGCGCAGCTCGGCGGCCTGAAGAACGGCATCGGCCTCAATGAAGACGGCACCGGCCAGTACTACCAGCGTGAGACCAGCTCGCCGCGCGGCGCCATGGACTTCAACGAGTTCGCCATCTGGAACCGCGCGCTCACCACCGACGAGCTCACCAGCATCTTCAAGTCGGGCCAGCCGCTGATGTTGCTGCTGCCCTGA
- a CDS encoding 5'-nucleotidase encodes MPVTLEDKLVVAISSRALFNLEEENRIFEAGDNEGYMKLQLDRLDVPAAPGIAYSLIRKLLRFNDDGVQRVEVVILSRNDPVSGMRIFKSSAAADIKLQRGVFTQGRPPFGYLRPLRAHLFLSVNAQDVREALVAGFPAARVLVESVKASDAWPNEVRIAFDGDAVLFSDEAERVFQAEGLDAFQAHELSKAELPLPGGPFKPLLAALHRLQMAGNAQMRIRTALVTARSAPAHERAIRTLMNWNIRVDEAMFLGGLPKGEFLREFEPDFFFDDQTGHVDAASRHVPAGHVSSGISNEG; translated from the coding sequence ATGCCAGTCACTCTCGAAGACAAACTCGTGGTCGCGATTTCCTCGCGCGCGCTCTTCAACCTGGAGGAAGAAAACCGCATCTTCGAGGCCGGCGACAACGAGGGCTACATGAAGCTGCAGCTCGACCGGCTCGACGTGCCGGCCGCACCCGGCATCGCGTACTCGCTGATCCGGAAGTTGCTGCGCTTCAACGACGACGGCGTGCAGCGCGTGGAGGTGGTGATCCTCTCGCGCAACGATCCGGTCTCGGGCATGCGCATCTTCAAGTCGAGCGCGGCCGCCGACATCAAGCTGCAGCGCGGCGTGTTCACGCAGGGCCGCCCGCCCTTCGGTTATCTGCGCCCGCTGCGCGCGCACCTCTTCCTTTCCGTCAATGCGCAGGACGTGCGCGAGGCACTGGTCGCGGGCTTTCCGGCCGCGCGCGTGCTGGTCGAATCGGTGAAGGCGAGCGATGCCTGGCCGAACGAAGTGCGCATCGCCTTCGACGGCGACGCGGTGCTCTTTTCCGACGAGGCCGAGCGCGTGTTCCAGGCCGAGGGCCTCGACGCCTTCCAGGCCCATGAACTCAGCAAGGCCGAACTGCCGCTGCCCGGCGGCCCGTTCAAGCCGCTGCTGGCTGCGCTGCATCGCCTGCAGATGGCGGGCAACGCGCAGATGCGCATCCGCACCGCGCTGGTTACCGCGCGCAGCGCACCGGCGCACGAGCGCGCGATCCGCACGCTGATGAACTGGAACATTCGCGTTGATGAAGCGATGTTCCTCGGCGGCCTGCCCAAGGGCGAGTTTCTGCGCGAGTTCGAGCCCGATTTCTTCTTCGACGACCAGACAGGTCACGTCGATGCGGCCTCGCGGCATGTGCCTGCGGGGCATGTGTCGAGCGGGATCAGCAACGAGGGCTGA
- the gspF gene encoding type II secretion system inner membrane protein GspF, with protein MPAYSFEAIDASGQSREGVLEADTARSARSLLRAQALIPLSVKPVGSDHINGTGQRSSLSRWLGGGKRVFNSTGLAVWTRQLAGLVSSGLPLERALTALTDEAESEPQRNLVASLRAEVNAGSPFARALSAHSREFSPIYTAVIGAGEQSGNLGLVLDRLADDLEERQALQQKLVGAALYPAIVTLVAIVIVIFLVSYVVPQVAQVFAGTKRSLPFLTTVMLSLSAGVRNYGWWMLGGVVLFAIGVRVALAQEAFRLKFDAAWLKLPLVGKLARGYNAARFASTLAMLATAGVPILRALQAAAETLSNRAMRADALDALVLVREGAPLASALAQKKRFPGLVSMFARLGEQTGTLPLMLQRAANQLGAEVQRRAMHLATILEPLLIVAMGGVVMLIVLAVMLPIIQLNQFVK; from the coding sequence ATGCCCGCCTATTCCTTCGAAGCCATCGACGCCAGCGGCCAGTCGCGCGAAGGCGTGCTGGAAGCCGACACCGCGCGCAGCGCACGCAGCCTGCTGCGCGCGCAGGCGCTGATTCCGCTGTCGGTCAAGCCGGTCGGCAGCGACCACATCAACGGCACCGGGCAGCGCAGCAGCCTTTCGCGCTGGCTGGGCGGCGGCAAGCGTGTCTTCAACTCGACTGGCCTCGCGGTGTGGACGCGCCAGCTCGCGGGCCTCGTCTCGTCGGGCCTGCCGCTCGAACGCGCGCTCACGGCGCTCACCGACGAAGCCGAGTCCGAGCCGCAACGCAACCTTGTCGCCTCGCTGCGTGCCGAAGTCAATGCGGGCTCGCCCTTCGCGCGCGCGCTGTCGGCGCACTCGCGCGAGTTCTCGCCCATCTACACCGCGGTGATCGGTGCCGGCGAGCAGAGCGGCAACCTCGGCCTCGTGCTCGACCGGCTGGCCGACGACCTGGAAGAACGCCAGGCGCTGCAGCAGAAGCTGGTCGGCGCGGCGCTGTACCCGGCCATCGTCACGCTGGTGGCGATCGTGATCGTGATCTTTCTCGTGAGCTACGTGGTGCCGCAGGTGGCGCAGGTGTTCGCGGGCACCAAGCGCTCGCTGCCTTTTCTCACCACCGTGATGCTCTCGCTGAGTGCGGGCGTGCGCAACTACGGCTGGTGGATGCTGGGCGGCGTCGTGCTCTTCGCCATCGGCGTGCGGGTGGCGCTGGCGCAGGAGGCCTTCCGCCTCAAGTTCGATGCGGCCTGGCTCAAGCTGCCGTTGGTCGGCAAGCTCGCGCGTGGATACAACGCAGCGCGTTTCGCCAGCACGCTCGCGATGCTGGCGACCGCCGGCGTGCCGATCCTGCGTGCGCTGCAGGCGGCCGCCGAAACGCTCAGCAACCGCGCGATGCGCGCCGATGCGCTCGACGCGCTGGTGCTGGTGCGCGAAGGCGCGCCGCTCGCTTCGGCGCTCGCGCAGAAGAAGCGCTTTCCCGGCCTCGTGTCGATGTTCGCGCGCCTGGGCGAGCAGACCGGCACCCTGCCGCTGATGCTGCAGCGCGCGGCCAACCAGCTGGGCGCCGAAGTGCAGCGCCGCGCGATGCACCTGGCGACCATCCTCGAGCCGCTGCTCATCGTGGCGATGGGCGGCGTGGTGATGCTGATCGTGCTGGCCGTGATGCTGCCGATCATCCAGCTGAACCAGTTCGTCAAATAG
- a CDS encoding GspE/PulE family protein yields the protein MRYPLPYAFARSQQLLLEEADDGRYTLWMSDHPARSAVGEVARKYSVQAFEVLADAPLAQRISAAYSQGESSAAAVVSEVQNDADLSRMMQELPAVEDLLASAGDAPIIRMLNALLTQAARDGASDIHIEPYERTSSVRFRIDGTLREVVQPNRALHAALISRLKIMADLDISEKRLPQDGRISLRIGTRAVDVRVSTLPSAHGERAVLRLLDKSESKLTLESVGMLGDTLQRFEKLITQPHGIILVTGPTGSGKTTTLYAALARLDASRSNIMTVEDPIEYELPGVGQTQINAKIELTFAKALRAILRQDPDVIMIGEIRDFETAQIAIQASLTGHLVLATLHTNDSVSAVTRLTDMGVEPFLLSSSLLGVLAQRLVRKVCTSCAGAGCDVCGQTGYQGRTGIFELLVADETVQGLIHSKAAESELLKAGALGGLRLMREDGERLVQAGITSRAELLRVTRD from the coding sequence ATGCGCTACCCGCTTCCCTACGCGTTCGCACGCAGCCAGCAACTCCTTCTCGAAGAGGCCGACGACGGCCGCTACACGCTGTGGATGTCGGACCACCCCGCGCGCAGCGCGGTCGGCGAAGTGGCGCGCAAGTACAGCGTGCAGGCCTTCGAGGTGCTGGCCGATGCACCGCTCGCGCAGCGCATCAGCGCGGCCTATTCGCAGGGCGAATCGAGCGCCGCCGCGGTCGTGAGCGAAGTGCAGAACGACGCCGACCTCTCGCGCATGATGCAGGAGCTGCCGGCGGTTGAAGACTTGCTGGCCAGCGCGGGCGACGCGCCCATCATCCGCATGCTCAACGCGCTGCTCACGCAGGCCGCGCGCGACGGCGCGAGCGACATCCACATCGAGCCCTACGAGCGCACCTCGTCCGTGCGCTTTCGCATCGACGGCACGCTGCGCGAAGTGGTGCAGCCCAACCGCGCGCTGCACGCCGCGCTGATCTCGCGCCTGAAGATCATGGCCGACCTCGACATCTCCGAGAAGCGGCTGCCGCAGGACGGGCGCATCAGCCTGCGCATCGGCACGCGTGCGGTCGACGTGCGCGTCTCCACGCTGCCGAGCGCGCACGGCGAACGCGCCGTGCTGCGCCTCCTGGACAAGAGCGAATCGAAGCTCACTCTCGAATCGGTGGGCATGCTGGGCGACACGCTGCAGCGCTTCGAAAAGCTCATCACGCAGCCGCACGGCATCATCCTGGTGACCGGGCCGACCGGCTCGGGCAAGACCACCACGCTGTATGCCGCGCTGGCCCGGCTCGATGCGAGCCGCAGCAACATCATGACGGTGGAAGACCCCATCGAGTACGAGCTGCCGGGCGTGGGCCAGACGCAGATCAACGCGAAGATCGAGCTGACTTTCGCGAAGGCCCTGCGCGCCATCCTCCGGCAAGACCCGGACGTGATCATGATCGGCGAAATCCGCGACTTCGAGACCGCGCAGATCGCCATCCAGGCCTCGCTCACCGGCCACCTGGTGCTCGCGACGCTGCACACCAACGACTCGGTCAGCGCCGTCACACGCCTCACCGACATGGGTGTCGAGCCTTTCCTCTTGAGTTCATCGCTTCTGGGCGTGCTCGCGCAGCGCCTCGTGCGCAAGGTCTGCACGAGTTGCGCGGGCGCGGGCTGCGATGTCTGCGGGCAAACGGGCTACCAGGGCCGCACCGGCATCTTCGAATTGCTGGTGGCCGATGAAACCGTGCAGGGCCTCATCCACAGCAAGGCCGCCGAGAGCGAACTGCTCAAGGCCGGCGCGCTCGGCGGCCTGCGCCTGATGCGCGAAGACGGCGAACGGCTGGTGCAGGCCGGCATCACTTCGCGCGCAGAACTGCTGCGCGTGACACGCGATTAG